The genomic region GATTTGGCGCGTCGGAGCTGGGCCACTCGTCGCTTCGGGTGATTCACACGCCGTACACTTCGAATTACGATCGGTGTATTGGTGTCCCACAGAGCTGGGTGGACGTGGCGGTGTTTGACGCCGATGGCCGGCGAGTTCCGACAGGCGTCATTGGACAGCTAGGCGTCCGCTCTCCAAGCGTCACGCCCGGCTACTGGAACGACTCGCTGCTCACGTATCGCAGCCGATTGCACGGCTATTGGCTTACGGGGGATCTCGTCTACCGTGGGGCAGATGGCTGCTATTATCACGTTGACCGCACCTCAGACATTGTTAGGACGGCAAGAGGGCCTCTTTATAGTCTCCAGACGGAGGAATCCGTTCTTCAGGCGCACGGCCATCAGATTGCCGACTGCACTGTGGTCGGCGTCGCTGCTGTTGATGGAGGCGTCGAGGAAGCCGTGCTGCTCGCTATTCCTATCCCAGGCACCGCGATCGACGTTTCCGAGCTACTAAGCACCATCAATCGGGCTCAGGATAGTCTAGGGCGACCGAGACTGGCGCGCGTTCAGAGTTCAAGATGGAGCGATATCCCGCTTGGGCTCACAGGCAAGGTACTAAAGCGAGCACTGCGCAAACGCCTCGCTCCCTTTGGCAACCAGATAGGGTCGTAATAGCGGCCAGCGATGGAGGCGCGAGCGCGATGCAGAACCGACATCGGAAAGGTGCAAGGGGAGCCGCATCGCGAACTGACGAACAATGCTTTTCACGTGCGTTACAGCATTCTGGTCATGGTGCCTGGAGGCGGCTCGCCTCGCCGCTTGCCAATGATGCGGCCCGGCGGCGACTACATTCGCTCGCCGCTTGCTATGGCGCGACCGAATCGACCCTTTTCGTGGCTGCCGTCCTGATCCTGTTGAGCCAGTATTTAGGAACGGACGAGGTGAGCCTGACCGTGATCGCGCAGGGCGCAGACGGTCATGCGTGCCCCCGAATCGTCCGCGTCGACTGCCCTGGATCGCGCAAGACAAGCGATCTAGTGCAGGACGTGCGTATCCAACTGGCGGCAGATGCGAATATGCCGTCGCATGATTCGATGCTTCCCTGCGCCGTTATCCTGGACACAAACTACGTAGTGAACACGTTTTCTGGTGTTCTGGCGTTCGAATTCTGCTCAGACAAGCCCTCGGGCTGGCTCAGCCTGCACCATAGATCCGGCGCGTTCGCCCGCTGGCTTGTGCATCAACTCGCGCACCACCTAACTCGCGTCATTGCGAGCTGCCTGTCGAATCCGACTCTGCCGCTCGCTCGAGCACGGCTGCTCGAAGATTCTGAAGCCGCCGCCATGATGGCCAATGGAACGGGGCCGCGACGAGAATATCCGACCAACGTGACGCTGCTGCGTCTCTTTGACAACCAGGTTTTCACCGCTCCAGACCAGATCATCGTGATCGATCCCTGCGATGCAAATGGACCAAGCGGTGTCTCCAATCGCGTCCTAGATGGGCGTGTCCGCAGCTTGACGGGGCGCCTCGCAGCGCTCGGCGTCGGCGTTGCGATGCCCGTCGTCGTTTACGTGAGACGGTCCGTGGACGCTCTGGTCACATTCCTCGCCATTCAGAGATTGGGCGCGGCCTACGTTCCTCTCGACCATTCGTATCCGACGGAGTATCTGCGGCTGATCGTCGACGATACCCGTGCACCCGTCGTCATTACCGATCACGCGCTGGATCCGTCGGTGGTGCCGCCGACTACACATCTAATCGCGGTCAGCGACGACGCCGGCGAACGGCCGGTGATTGCGGAACACATCGGAACGACAACGCCGTGCTTGATCATGTACACATCCGGGTCTACAGGACGTCCTAAGGGCGTCGTTCATTGCCAGCGACAACTGATCAATCGGCTGCACTGGATGTGGGAGACCTATCCGTTTTCAGATGGAGACGTCCTTGCACAGCGCTCGTCGATCAGCGTGATGCCATCTATGTGGGAGTTGCTCGGCGGTGTGTTAGCCGGCATTCCGACGGTAATTGTACCCGATGCCGTTCTCCGTGACCCGGTCGATTTCGCGGCTTTTCTCGCGCAGCATCGTGTCTCCTTCATCACGTTGACACCGACGTTACTCAACCTCCTGCTCGATGCGCGCGAGCGCGCACCCGCGTGGCCCGACCGTCTGCGCATCGTTATCATTGGCGGGGAGCCGCTCACAAATGCGCTGCTACGACGCTTTCACGCCATTTTCCCGCGCACGCTGCTCGTCAACGATTTCGGCGCTACGGAAGTGAATACGATCCTGCACACTGCCTTCCCTCCAACGGAGCACGGCGTTGAACACGGGCGAGGATTTCGCCCGATAGCCAATGTCACGACGGTGATTCTCGACCCGTACATGCGGCCTGTGCCCTTCGGCGTGGAGGGCGAGCTTTGCGTTGCCGGTGCCCCCGTCGCGCTGGAGTACCTAAATCGTCCCGACCTGACTGTGGAACGCTTTGTCGAGGCATCTCCCAGTGACGGTGCAATGCCATCTCGCTTCTACCGCACTGGCGACATGGGGTACATGTTGCCCGATGGAATTTACATCACGGGCCGGCGAGACCATCAGGTCAAAGTCAATGGGATGCGCCTCGAACTTGGCGGAGTTGAGCGCGTACTCTCTGACCACCCGTCCGTGGGGGAATGCGCCGTAATACACCGCGCCCTACCCGATCGCACCTGCCTCGAGGCGTATGTGGTGGGCCGCAAGGGGCACACTCGGTCCGCAGTAGACCTCCGCGCGTTCCTCTTGAAGCGCCTGCCGTCACACATGGTGCCTCAGCGGATCGCGTGGACCGAGTCGCTGCCGCGCCGTCCGAATGGGAAACTCGATCGGATTGCGCTCTGCGCTTCACCTCCGACGGAACCTGTGCGGACGCCGGCTGGGCCTGACGGTCCAGAGCGCATACGCGCGCTCGTTCGCGAGGTTGCCGCTAGCGTGGTCGGGGTGGACGCGAGCGCGATCCGTTGTGACGTCGAACTCGTGCTACTCGGCTTCGACTCAATCGCGACGATCGATTTCGCACGTCGGCTCTCAGACAAACTGCAGCGGCCTATCTCAGCGGTGATGGTCTATGACTACCCAACGCTCGACGCACTGCTCTCGCAACTGTGCGGCACCCCCGAACCGGCTGTCGCCCGGGCGGCCCCCGTAGTCAAAGACCATGACTCGATTGCAATCGTTGGGATCAGCGGCCGCTTCCCAGGGGCAAACGACATTCATCAATTCTGGGGCAACCTGTGCGCCGGTATTGAGAGCATTTCGACGCAGACGTATGGCCGATGGAATCCAGAGGCAGTCTACGATCCTGATCCGGCCCGGGACCGCCGTTCGTACAGCAAGTGGGGAGGCTTTCTCGCTGGAGCCGACAAGTTCGATCCAGAGTTCTTCGGGCTCTCCCCAGCAGAAGCGCGGGCCATGGATCCGCAGCAGCGTCTGTGCCTGATGGAGTCATGGCGGGCGCTCGAGGACAGCGGCTGCGCAGGCCCCGGCCTCGAACACCAGACAGTCGGTGTGTATGTTGGGGCGCGCGCGAGCGACTATGCCGCGCTGATCTCTGCCAGCGGAGGCGCACCCGATGCCAATACGCTGCTGGGAAATGATATGTCACTGTTGGCCGCGCGCATATCCTACTTCAACAACCTGCGCGGCCCGAGCGTGGTTGTTGACACCGCGTGCTCCTCCTCGCTGGTGGCAGTGCACCTGGCGTGTCGAAGTCTGATCGCTGGCGAGTGCACAGTGTCGTTGGCCGGCGGCGTCTGCGTCACCAACGACCCGAGTTTTTACGTGGCGACGAGCAAGCTTGGCGTGTTCTCTCCGACCGGCCACTGCCGCGCGTTCGACGAAGCCGCCGACGGATTCGTGCACGGCGAAGGTGTCGCGTTCATCGTGCTCAAGCGTTTGAACGACGCTCTTGCCGACGGCGATCACATACGCGCCATTATCCGAGGAACGGCCGTGAATCAAGACGGCCGCTCCAATGGAATCGTCGCGCCCAATGGGCGGGCACAGTCCGAACTTCAGACGTCGCTTTATCACCGGCTCGGCATCGATCCGGCAACGATTGGTTTCATAGAAGCTCACGGCACGGGCACGCGCCTAGGAGATTCGATCGAGGTCGAAGCCCTGATGCGTACCTTCCGCCGGTTCACCTCGCGACGGCAGTTCTGCGCGATCGGATCGGTGAAGACGAACATTGGTCACCTGACAGCAGCTGCGGGGATCGCCGGGCTCATCAAGGCGACCCTGTGTCTGTACCACCGCCAGTTCGTTCCATCCCTTCATTTCCATCGGCCCAATCCGCTGCTTAACCTGGCCGATTCGCCGTTCTTCGTCGCCACTGCGCACACTGCCTGGAATGCCGATAAGGGATTGCTCCGGCGCGCGGCGGTCAATGCGTTCGGCATTGGCGGCACCAACGCGCATTGCGTCCTCGAGGAGTCGCCTCACCCGCCGAATCCTGATTTACCAAAAGGCGGCTCATGGGTCTTTCCGATGACGGCGGCGACGCCGGCCGCGGCCCGGCACCTTGTTGTCGCATTCCTGCGCTGGATCGACGAGGCTGGCCGAGGAGCCACGCTCCGAGACATCTCGTATTCGCTGCTCTCCGGTCGGAAACTGTTCCCGCACGGCTATGTGTTCGTTGCTCGCAGCCAGGAGGAGCTGCGATCGCTCGCTCGCCACGCGCTCGAGGCAGATGGCTCATGCGGACTGCGCGCCGTGACGCCTTCGCCGACGGCAGCTACCGCAGGGCCACCGCTTGCTTTCGATCCAGCCGTCATGTCTTTCGAGAAGGCCTGCAGAATTGCCGATACAATCACACGGGGCGTCGATGATGAGTGGCGGGAGCTATTCGCCGGGGGAACATCGCGTCGGATCCCATTGCCAACCTACCCCTTCGCCCAAGAGCGATTCTGGATCGATGCGCCACAGGACGCCGTGCCCAATAATGGGTCACCGTGTGAAGGGCGGGCTGATCCATGTCGCACGATCGCGAACGCGGTGGCGCAGGTCCTGGGCGTCGACGACGCGAGCGTCTCTTCCGGTCGGTCGCTGCGCGATTACGGCTTCGATTCGGTCCGGTCGATCACGCTCAAGCTCAGCCTCGAACGAACGCTCGGGTTCAGCGTCCCGCTCGAGTTGCTCCTAGGCGACTGCTCGATCGCTGATCTTTCCGCCAGGCTTTTCGAGAACACCATCGCTGCAGATGCTCATCCTCGCTGGGTGGAGTCGGGAGAACCAAACAGACCGTTCCCTCTGACCGAATTGCAGGCTGCCTATTTCGTGGCCCGGCGAATCCCAGACTACGCTGGCGTCGGCGCACACACGTACCTGGAGTTTTACGTCGAGCGTCTCGATCTAGAGCGGCTCGAGAGCGCTTGGCGCCGCCTGGTCGCACTGCACCCGATGCTGAGGGCCGTCATCGATCGGGATGGAACCCAGAGAGTTCTGGCTGAGCTGCCCGATTTTGATTTTGTTCGCTATGACGTGCAAGGCGACCGCGCCCGCCTCGACGAGCACCTCGCGAAGGTTCGCCGCGAGATGTCGCATCGGGTATATCAGATTGCGGAGTGGCCACTATTCGACATTCGCATAACGACAGGCGCCGCGGGTCCGGCGCGGGTTGACGTCAGTATGGACTCGTGGATCGTCGATGGCCCCAGCGCCAGCCTGCTCTTCAGGCAGTGGCGCATGCTCTACGAGGGGCGGGAGATTCAGCCACCGCGAGCGACATTCCGCGACTTCGTCATGACGATGAAGCAGTTCGAAGGCAGCGCGGCGCACCGACGGTCTCTTGAGTATTGGAAAAAGCGGCTGCGCGAGCTGCCGCCTCATCCACGACTGCCGTCTCGTCGGCACTACGCGGGGCGTCCAGTGAATGCGACGGACGAGCGTCGTCGGCTGCACGCGCTAGTGCCAACAGCGGTCTGGCAGCGCATCAAGGCAGCGCTCGTCAACGCCAAAGTCTCGCCAAGCGTCGGGCTGCTCGGCCTGTTTGCGGAGCAGGTGCGCGACGCCGGCTGGGGAGACCGCTTTTCGCTGGTCCTCACGCTCGACGGGCGTCTCGCCCTGCATCCGGACATTGACGAAGTAGTGGGCCCATTCACGTCGACAAGCATCTTCATCGTTGACGACCATGCCGACCTATCACTGCCCGAAAGATTGCGCCGCTATCAGCGCCAGCTATGGCAGGACCTCAATCACCGTTACGTGGGCGGCGTCGCTGCGCTACGCGACGCGACGCGCGAGATGCAACAGCGATTGAACGTCGTTTTCAGCAGCACGCTGTGGTCTGGCGCACAGTCGGCTGACGCTCCAACATGGTTGTCCACCGCCGACTTCGAAGTCTCGCAGACCCCCGGTGTCGATCTGCACATGCAGGCGTACGAGCGGGCGGAGGGCCTCCATCTCGCCTGGGACGTTGCCATCGACCGATTGGAGCTCGGCGATATCCAGCCAGTCTTCGATGGGCTCACCAGGCGCACTTTGCAGCTCGGCGACGCCACTGAGGCGGCATGGGAGGCCGACGCCGAAGTCCTCGCTCAGCGACGGGAGCTCATTGGGTGGGCCACCACCACTGGCGAGCAAGATGCTCCGCTGACTCCGCTGCAGCAGTCGTACGTCGCGCATCGCCTAATGCACCCTGCTGAGCCGCTGGCCACGGTGTACCGCGAGTTCGAGCTGGTCTCGTTCGATGCCATGCGGCTCCAGCGCGCCATTGATGTCGTGATTAGGAACTCATCGACGCTACGCTCGGTCTTGCAGCCCGACCGCGGCAGGCTCGTTGAGTTCCCCATTGTTTCCTATCCAGTACGAGTCGAGGACCTCCGTGGCCTGGACCCTGAAGCGATTCGCTCCCGCCTCAACAGTGTGCGCGCCGAGATGGAGAATAGCCTTCGGCGAGGACGCTGGCCTCGCTTCGCCGTGCGCGCCTGGCAAGTAGAGAGCGATGTGGCGAGATTGCAAGTGTTGCTCGATAGCGTCGCTTTCGATGGGTATAGTGTCGGGCTATTTTACGACCAACTTTTCCGTGGCTACTATGACGAGGATGAAACGGGGACGCCGTCGTCGGCATTTCGTCACTACGCCACAGCGCGTGCGCGGTACATCGAGACTGCAGCCTATCAGGCAGACCGGCGCTATTGGGCCAACAAGCTTGCCACGATCCCGTCGGGGCCGACGTGGCCGTGGCCGAGGCCACCCGACTCATCGCCGTCGCTACGCCTTGAGTTCACGTTCGACCGCTGGGACGCTTTGCGCCAGAAAGCTCATGCGCGCGGCCGGAATCCCGCAACAGTCCTCCTCGCTACTTACGCAGAAGCACTGCGGCGCGCGACCAATGACGACGCTTTTACAATTGTCGTCGTGGACTACCATCAGCGCGAGGCATTCCCGAGCCTAAAAGCTGATTATGGCGACTGCTCGACGGTGTCATGGCTACCGTGGAGTGCAGCAACGAGATCCTTTGAGCAGCGGCTCAGCGATCTCGAGAACGAGCTGAGACGTGACAATCTGCACGGGTGGGGCAACCCGTTCGAAGCGCTGCGCGCTGGCGGGAGCGCGGCCGATCTCGGCCGTCGCTTTCCAGCCGCGTTCACGGACTGCCTCAATGTCCCTGTTCTCAACCATCCCCAGGTGAGTGAGTGCATCGCCTATTCGTCGACGCCAGGGATCGACATCGACCACGTCGTCGTCCGCTCGGGCAATGGTGTCAAATCGACTTGGCAGATCAGCCAAAATCTCATGACCGCGGCCGAAGCGGCGCGCATACTCGAACAGTACCAGCGGATCCTAGCGGAGCTCGCCGTCGATGAGAGTGCATGGAAACGCGCAGCGTCGGAGCTGGCCCCACCACCGCCCGCCCTGCTCGCGCCAGCTTTGTTGCCCGAGGCGTGGAACCAGACCGATGCAGACTACGATCGCACGCAGTGCATTCATCGACTGTTCGAGCAACGTGCGTCAGAGGCCCCCGATCGCGTGGCACTGATCGCGGCTGACGGCGAGCTTACTTATGGGCAGCTCGAGCGACGCGCGAACCAGCTCATGCACTTCTTACGAACACAGCAGATTGGTCGTGGCGCGCTCGTCGGCCTTCTCATGGAGCGGTCCCTCGACACGGTCGTGACTCTGCTTGCGATCCTTAAGAGCGGCGCCGCGTACGTGCCGCTTTCGCTCAGCGACCCGCCGGTGCGCATCGCATCGATCATCCAGCAATCGGGACTTTCGCTTGTCGTCACGCAGACCCGGTATGCATCGCTCGTCGGCGCGTCCCGAACGATATGCTTAGACGCGCAGGCGTCCGCCATCGCGCGCGAGAGCGTTGTCCCCTTCACTGGGACACGCACGCGCGCAGACGACGTCGCCTACGTTATTTTCACGAGCGGGAGCACCGGCCAGCCAAAGGGCGTCGTTGTTCAGCATCGGCCGGTGGTCAACCTCATCGGATGGGTCCACAAGACGTTCGGCTTTGGCCCTATTGACCGAGTCCTATTCGTCAACTCGCTCGCATTCGACCTCTCTGTTTTCGACATATTCGGAATGCTCGCGTGCGGAGGGTCTATTCACATTGCCGACGATTCGGAACGTGCTGACGCGGCCCGCTTGGCCGATATCCTCCTAAGTGGATCCATCACCTTCTGGAACTCGGCGCCCGCATATATGCAGTTCCTCTTACCTAGCTTGAGAAGCCGGATAGCCGCCGAACCGCCCGAGGTGCGCCACGTTTTCTTAAGCGGCGACTGGGTCTCGGTCAGCCTCGTGGGCGAGGTACGCGAGTCTTTGCGCGTTGCGCAGCTGGTCGCGCTCGGAGGCGCAACCGAAGCGACGATTTGGTCGAACTACTTCGTCGTCCCCGAAATCGATCCTAGATGGTCGAACATCCCGTACGGTAAACCCATCCAGAATGCGCGCTACTACATTCTCGACGAGCGCCGGCGCCCTTGCGCCACCGGCCAAAAAGGGCACTTATATATCGGCGGCGAGTGCCTGAGCGCGGGCTATCTCCATGCGGAGGAGCTCACGTCGCAGAAATTCGTGCCGGATCCATTTCACGAGCGGCAGGGCATGACGATGTATGCGACAGGTGATCTCGCCCGCGTCGGAAGCGACGGCAACATCGAGTTCCTCGGCCGAATGGACAACCAGGTCAAACTCCGGGGATTCCGCATCGAGCTCGCCGAGATCGAGACCGCACTTACCAAGGCAGGCCTCGAAAGTGCCGTCGCCGTCGTTCGCGAGGAGAAGGCCGGCAATCCTTTTATTGCTGCCTTCGGTGTCTCGCATGACGACGAGGGATTCATCACAGACGATGCATTTTGGCAACGGCTCCGCGATCAGCTTCCCGAATACATGATTCCGTCGCGCGTATGCGTGTTGAAGACGCTACCCACGACCGACAACGGCAAGGTCGATCGCAAGCGCCTCAGTCAGGAGTCCTGGATGGAGTTATTGGCGCACGCGACGCAAAAACCGCATGCCCTCGACATCGCGAACACGAGTGGGCCCGGTCGCGCTTGTCTCGTCAAACTGCTGTGCTCCACGCTCGGAAATCTGTTGTCGCTCGATCCGACGAAGTTCGACGGCAGCACAGACCTCGCCGCGCTCGGTGCGAACTCGCTCCACTTTGCGGTCCTCGCTGAACGACTTGGTGAGGCGATGGGCCGCCCCGTCAATCCGGCCACGCTGTTTCACTGTGCGACCATCGACGCCCTCATACAAGCCGTAAGTGACCCCTCGTTAACACGGTCGGTTGCTCCCGGAGTCATCGCTGCTGACCTCGACGCTGCGCGGACGCCCGCTGACCGGCTCACGGAGCTATCGATCATCGGAATCCATTGTCGTATGCCGCACTCCGACGGTCTCGATGCATTCTGGACCAACATTGTCGCCTCCCACGACTGTATCGACCCAATCCCACCCGACCGATGGGATTGGAAGACCCATTACGGCGATCCGAATGGGGAAGGCAATGTCACGAGCGCCCACTGCGCCGGCTTCATTCGCGATATCGACTGCTTCGATGCGGCGTTCTTCGCGATCTCGCCTCGCGAGGCCGAGCTCATGGATCCGCGCCAACGTCTTTTGCTCGAAGGCGTCTGGAAGACGCTCGAGGACGCCGGCTACCGCCCGACTAGTCTTCGCGGCCAGCCGATCGGCGTGTTCGTCGGTGCTCTCGGCGATGAATACGCAGCCCTGCTTCAGCAAAAGGGTGGGGCACTTGATCGATTCTCGCTGACCGGATCCGCCCGCAGCTTTCTCGCGAATCGAGTGAGCTATTATTTCGGCTGGCACGGCCCCAGCGAGGTCATCGATACGACCTGTTCCAGTTCGCTGGTCGCGGTCCACAACGCTGCCCGTGCGATTCAAAACGGGGACTGCTCGATGGCGATCGTCGCAGGCATCAACGTCATGATTGATCCCATCCCGCATATCAGTCTGTCCAAGGTAGGCGTGCTCTCGGCAG from Nitrospira japonica harbors:
- a CDS encoding non-ribosomal peptide synthetase, whose product is MAAVLILLSQYLGTDEVSLTVIAQGADGHACPRIVRVDCPGSRKTSDLVQDVRIQLAADANMPSHDSMLPCAVILDTNYVVNTFSGVLAFEFCSDKPSGWLSLHHRSGAFARWLVHQLAHHLTRVIASCLSNPTLPLARARLLEDSEAAAMMANGTGPRREYPTNVTLLRLFDNQVFTAPDQIIVIDPCDANGPSGVSNRVLDGRVRSLTGRLAALGVGVAMPVVVYVRRSVDALVTFLAIQRLGAAYVPLDHSYPTEYLRLIVDDTRAPVVITDHALDPSVVPPTTHLIAVSDDAGERPVIAEHIGTTTPCLIMYTSGSTGRPKGVVHCQRQLINRLHWMWETYPFSDGDVLAQRSSISVMPSMWELLGGVLAGIPTVIVPDAVLRDPVDFAAFLAQHRVSFITLTPTLLNLLLDARERAPAWPDRLRIVIIGGEPLTNALLRRFHAIFPRTLLVNDFGATEVNTILHTAFPPTEHGVEHGRGFRPIANVTTVILDPYMRPVPFGVEGELCVAGAPVALEYLNRPDLTVERFVEASPSDGAMPSRFYRTGDMGYMLPDGIYITGRRDHQVKVNGMRLELGGVERVLSDHPSVGECAVIHRALPDRTCLEAYVVGRKGHTRSAVDLRAFLLKRLPSHMVPQRIAWTESLPRRPNGKLDRIALCASPPTEPVRTPAGPDGPERIRALVREVAASVVGVDASAIRCDVELVLLGFDSIATIDFARRLSDKLQRPISAVMVYDYPTLDALLSQLCGTPEPAVARAAPVVKDHDSIAIVGISGRFPGANDIHQFWGNLCAGIESISTQTYGRWNPEAVYDPDPARDRRSYSKWGGFLAGADKFDPEFFGLSPAEARAMDPQQRLCLMESWRALEDSGCAGPGLEHQTVGVYVGARASDYAALISASGGAPDANTLLGNDMSLLAARISYFNNLRGPSVVVDTACSSSLVAVHLACRSLIAGECTVSLAGGVCVTNDPSFYVATSKLGVFSPTGHCRAFDEAADGFVHGEGVAFIVLKRLNDALADGDHIRAIIRGTAVNQDGRSNGIVAPNGRAQSELQTSLYHRLGIDPATIGFIEAHGTGTRLGDSIEVEALMRTFRRFTSRRQFCAIGSVKTNIGHLTAAAGIAGLIKATLCLYHRQFVPSLHFHRPNPLLNLADSPFFVATAHTAWNADKGLLRRAAVNAFGIGGTNAHCVLEESPHPPNPDLPKGGSWVFPMTAATPAAARHLVVAFLRWIDEAGRGATLRDISYSLLSGRKLFPHGYVFVARSQEELRSLARHALEADGSCGLRAVTPSPTAATAGPPLAFDPAVMSFEKACRIADTITRGVDDEWRELFAGGTSRRIPLPTYPFAQERFWIDAPQDAVPNNGSPCEGRADPCRTIANAVAQVLGVDDASVSSGRSLRDYGFDSVRSITLKLSLERTLGFSVPLELLLGDCSIADLSARLFENTIAADAHPRWVESGEPNRPFPLTELQAAYFVARRIPDYAGVGAHTYLEFYVERLDLERLESAWRRLVALHPMLRAVIDRDGTQRVLAELPDFDFVRYDVQGDRARLDEHLAKVRREMSHRVYQIAEWPLFDIRITTGAAGPARVDVSMDSWIVDGPSASLLFRQWRMLYEGREIQPPRATFRDFVMTMKQFEGSAAHRRSLEYWKKRLRELPPHPRLPSRRHYAGRPVNATDERRRLHALVPTAVWQRIKAALVNAKVSPSVGLLGLFAEQVRDAGWGDRFSLVLTLDGRLALHPDIDEVVGPFTSTSIFIVDDHADLSLPERLRRYQRQLWQDLNHRYVGGVAALRDATREMQQRLNVVFSSTLWSGAQSADAPTWLSTADFEVSQTPGVDLHMQAYERAEGLHLAWDVAIDRLELGDIQPVFDGLTRRTLQLGDATEAAWEADAEVLAQRRELIGWATTTGEQDAPLTPLQQSYVAHRLMHPAEPLATVYREFELVSFDAMRLQRAIDVVIRNSSTLRSVLQPDRGRLVEFPIVSYPVRVEDLRGLDPEAIRSRLNSVRAEMENSLRRGRWPRFAVRAWQVESDVARLQVLLDSVAFDGYSVGLFYDQLFRGYYDEDETGTPSSAFRHYATARARYIETAAYQADRRYWANKLATIPSGPTWPWPRPPDSSPSLRLEFTFDRWDALRQKAHARGRNPATVLLATYAEALRRATNDDAFTIVVVDYHQREAFPSLKADYGDCSTVSWLPWSAATRSFEQRLSDLENELRRDNLHGWGNPFEALRAGGSAADLGRRFPAAFTDCLNVPVLNHPQVSECIAYSSTPGIDIDHVVVRSGNGVKSTWQISQNLMTAAEAARILEQYQRILAELAVDESAWKRAASELAPPPPALLAPALLPEAWNQTDADYDRTQCIHRLFEQRASEAPDRVALIAADGELTYGQLERRANQLMHFLRTQQIGRGALVGLLMERSLDTVVTLLAILKSGAAYVPLSLSDPPVRIASIIQQSGLSLVVTQTRYASLVGASRTICLDAQASAIARESVVPFTGTRTRADDVAYVIFTSGSTGQPKGVVVQHRPVVNLIGWVHKTFGFGPIDRVLFVNSLAFDLSVFDIFGMLACGGSIHIADDSERADAARLADILLSGSITFWNSAPAYMQFLLPSLRSRIAAEPPEVRHVFLSGDWVSVSLVGEVRESLRVAQLVALGGATEATIWSNYFVVPEIDPRWSNIPYGKPIQNARYYILDERRRPCATGQKGHLYIGGECLSAGYLHAEELTSQKFVPDPFHERQGMTMYATGDLARVGSDGNIEFLGRMDNQVKLRGFRIELAEIETALTKAGLESAVAVVREEKAGNPFIAAFGVSHDDEGFITDDAFWQRLRDQLPEYMIPSRVCVLKTLPTTDNGKVDRKRLSQESWMELLAHATQKPHALDIANTSGPGRACLVKLLCSTLGNLLSLDPTKFDGSTDLAALGANSLHFAVLAERLGEAMGRPVNPATLFHCATIDALIQAVSDPSLTRSVAPGVIAADLDAARTPADRLTELSIIGIHCRMPHSDGLDAFWTNIVASHDCIDPIPPDRWDWKTHYGDPNGEGNVTSAHCAGFIRDIDCFDAAFFAISPREAELMDPRQRLLLEGVWKTLEDAGYRPTSLRGQPIGVFVGALGDEYAALLQQKGGALDRFSLTGSARSFLANRVSYYFGWHGPSEVIDTTCSSSLVAVHNAARAIQNGDCSMAIVAGINVMIDPIPHISLSKVGVLSADGACKTFDTSANGYVRGEGLGIVLLKSLADAEADKDHIYAAVCGTAVNHGGRASALTAPNAGAQARVIVEAHRRSGLHPRQIGYIEAHGTGTPLGDPIEIEGIKEALTTLYGDRREALPSEKHVSVGSVKTSIGHLEGAAGIAGLLKAVAALRYRQLPPTRHLTKLNPRIEINGTPLFFHTDARPWSAHLDASGRRLLRAAGVSAFGFGGVNAHVVVREHEFLLKETGLGTAARSIIPLSAETKQQLADYARALSAALTTVDGARIHDVAYTLAVGRESFSQRAAFVTNSIQELVRQLTAFACGDHAIPDVCIGSGLEDADRASAAPSIYAPSVPHQTDPTAVAQAWVRGHTIDWRMLYADMNYRRISLPTYPFARTRYWHPALRPQAEDRSRALLVESSTSSGRAFRLYLARNERFVADHTINSTPVLAASAYAALSDAVGRRILDSDTLAIADVVWSRPLRFTDDEPKPIDITVSPHGDGHLLSFQASSNGEQVELCSARLDGAPPRRRERVDIDIIKARCGVQLSGTACYRRLHDAGLRFGPSLRVIQSVWCGPYEAIARLAIEDSDLAVAWQWAERLNPALLDGAFQLSVLHELLNSDGCAPASLALPFSAKRITPYSALPSQCYAFVLLDKTSRTASSVRKCEITLLSDVGEPLVHIEQSTGRPQKRRESAQYARVYRESWQRVAAPLPRKDGAAITRHLFVGLPALADAFSRAGHGVLANAILAKKSTASMSYGAAVPWPSLLRQFDGVTPGRLVVWYDSVGLMSLPANDQVCFSFDTMFELSKQLLALRLRKPCFVIISSVSAAGRDESPTVGALSGFARAVRSENPLLRLKLVQWVGLSEAELVGRCKELTYIVDGLCAWAPDATEHRIDLRTSAYEVKRLTADYSPCLSQGLHVRPGGVYVVTGGGGGIGQRIARRLVECGAKVALIGRSAEPQTAVVEPSLSAAARYLQADVTDAVAIAKGLTTVRAELGPIRGVFHCAGVAGGQLLLHRPLSAARHVLAPKVLGTINLDEATRNDPLDYFVLFSSLASVTGPVGASDYAYANRYGDLFSEHRNAMIRSGQRQGVTVSVSWPPWSDGGMSLPPREIDHLRSMGLTPIGSNKAIEVLAACLAAGGGHFIVGCGNGADIERFFSTSISPMTTHEQEARS